A single Corynebacterium resistens DSM 45100 DNA region contains:
- a CDS encoding AAA family ATPase has translation MTAEDFPRRKTTTSKGVGAGRPVPALQIYRLEIWNFAGVEHAKIEPQIPGVTVVHGPNESGKSTFVEAFQLLLNPNYRRDTQAKDVTKYKSKGKDLAFTVEADLRLGEYDLTMRKEFKKPGGQSILTIRSPRVENLSGNEAEDRFHELLADNVDLSLREALTVKQGDELGKVIPTTVTSLSGAMAETPRQDAKDADAEVYAGAMREPHSGGPQLFSDEIEELIFDEAQKVYGQYFTRSGRDSKEIREAEQAALQAQTEQVEAEQRYDKAVGLISSLETAKRERKKAREDRPGAEAAVEEASANLKKAESRDAQLKHVQSQVDVAKLNQENLQVAVQQRRELIDERDRASAKVSELTTAQETATAAVKKEEATLATVLAEVAKTRARLDATRLWHQVTQTVRGGIPQLQQLTREKALLTELAELQEQRQVAADELTRSVAPKVAQEVRDAVASYRAELRVLDSVSTQVNVSGPEGETFTENGHEIELSAKGHTSHLLSASTFTFKDFNVEIRPHQDRSDAQDNVRRCVKKLRTAATKAGLTVDLAALSDNGKQLSNGDRVSSTALEGMLSELSAQEATRSELEEKLRALESTIARRSSGRTSAEVEATIASLLTSIDAMRSDAEEQQQAAVELEADVALEFPGREVISRFVESNHARATALDMESHGQSTDDRDETASLVELSGSFDDDDLASLDEGTKNLRKLIDGAESAAQQAQNQREELAGTPHAIALERVSSELDVHKERLDTLDEQLAAQREKVGDDDVASKLEDAADKLARAQEAVRDMREQLQGIDTVEDAQLKLESATTARDNLARRERQLSEDIIAYSTELNNAATAKEDAEDAKLVAESATRKLAELRRKAAAAKLLLEELKKAREEKIAKYQAPFKEQFEALARYTFGPESEFSFDQDLRVSARVRGGLSLESGLLSGGAQEQIGLLTRLTVATLVGQGGGVPIILDDVLGFTDDERAEGMRLALGSVGRDHQIIVFTCAPERFEGVARAKVLSMVEAKRG, from the coding sequence ATGACTGCAGAGGATTTTCCACGCCGGAAAACAACGACCAGTAAGGGGGTAGGAGCTGGTCGCCCCGTACCTGCTCTACAAATCTACCGTCTCGAGATCTGGAACTTCGCAGGTGTTGAGCATGCCAAGATTGAGCCCCAAATTCCGGGGGTCACTGTGGTCCATGGCCCAAACGAAAGCGGTAAATCTACTTTCGTAGAAGCGTTCCAGTTGTTGCTAAACCCCAACTATCGTCGCGATACTCAGGCTAAGGACGTGACCAAGTACAAGAGCAAGGGGAAGGATCTGGCCTTCACCGTGGAGGCAGACCTTCGTCTTGGTGAATACGATCTGACGATGCGCAAGGAGTTCAAGAAACCAGGCGGCCAATCAATCCTGACGATTCGCTCTCCGCGGGTGGAAAACCTGAGTGGAAACGAGGCTGAGGATAGGTTCCATGAGTTGCTTGCCGACAACGTAGATCTGAGCCTTCGCGAGGCACTCACAGTCAAACAAGGCGATGAATTGGGCAAAGTAATCCCAACAACTGTGACGTCCTTAAGTGGCGCTATGGCTGAAACTCCAAGACAGGATGCGAAGGATGCTGATGCGGAGGTTTACGCAGGCGCCATGCGGGAACCGCATTCTGGTGGGCCCCAGCTTTTCAGCGATGAGATTGAAGAACTGATCTTTGATGAAGCTCAGAAGGTGTACGGCCAATATTTCACTCGCAGCGGTCGCGATTCGAAGGAAATTCGAGAAGCAGAGCAAGCTGCACTTCAAGCCCAAACTGAACAGGTGGAAGCCGAGCAGCGCTATGACAAAGCTGTGGGCTTAATCTCTTCCCTCGAGACTGCTAAACGGGAACGAAAAAAAGCGCGCGAGGATCGGCCAGGCGCAGAAGCCGCAGTTGAGGAAGCCAGTGCGAATCTCAAGAAAGCGGAATCCCGGGATGCCCAGCTGAAGCACGTGCAGTCGCAGGTAGACGTCGCGAAGCTGAACCAAGAGAATCTACAGGTGGCAGTGCAACAGCGGCGAGAACTGATCGACGAACGTGATCGTGCTTCTGCAAAAGTTTCGGAATTGACCACAGCGCAGGAAACAGCCACCGCAGCCGTGAAGAAGGAAGAGGCAACACTGGCCACCGTGTTAGCTGAGGTTGCCAAAACGCGTGCGCGCCTCGATGCCACACGTTTATGGCATCAGGTGACGCAGACTGTTCGCGGTGGAATACCGCAGCTTCAGCAACTCACGCGGGAGAAAGCCTTGCTGACAGAACTGGCTGAGCTGCAAGAGCAACGCCAGGTTGCCGCTGATGAGTTAACGCGGAGCGTGGCACCCAAAGTCGCACAAGAAGTTCGTGATGCGGTCGCCAGCTATCGGGCTGAACTGCGTGTGTTGGATTCGGTATCCACCCAAGTGAACGTGTCAGGTCCAGAAGGTGAGACGTTCACAGAGAACGGCCATGAAATCGAACTGTCCGCAAAGGGACACACGTCTCACCTGCTCTCCGCAAGTACGTTCACTTTTAAAGACTTCAACGTGGAAATCCGCCCGCACCAGGATCGCAGTGATGCCCAGGACAACGTTCGACGTTGCGTGAAGAAGCTTCGCACGGCCGCCACGAAGGCGGGGCTCACCGTGGATCTCGCAGCCCTTTCGGATAATGGAAAGCAGCTAAGCAACGGCGATCGAGTATCCTCTACCGCTCTGGAAGGAATGCTGAGCGAGCTCAGTGCCCAAGAAGCAACACGGAGCGAACTTGAGGAGAAACTCCGCGCACTTGAATCCACCATCGCACGCAGAAGTTCTGGCCGTACCAGTGCCGAGGTAGAAGCCACCATAGCTTCGTTGCTTACTTCCATTGACGCCATGCGGTCAGACGCCGAGGAGCAGCAGCAGGCTGCTGTAGAACTCGAGGCGGATGTTGCACTGGAGTTCCCAGGGCGAGAGGTCATCTCGCGTTTCGTAGAATCCAACCACGCCCGTGCGACTGCCCTGGATATGGAAAGCCACGGTCAAAGCACCGATGACCGCGATGAGACCGCATCGCTTGTGGAATTATCAGGCAGCTTCGATGATGACGATCTTGCGTCCCTCGATGAAGGCACTAAGAATCTCAGGAAGCTGATTGATGGTGCTGAAAGTGCGGCGCAACAGGCCCAGAATCAGCGAGAGGAACTAGCTGGAACACCACACGCCATCGCACTGGAGCGCGTGAGTTCAGAACTGGACGTGCATAAGGAGCGATTGGACACTCTTGACGAGCAACTTGCAGCACAAAGGGAAAAGGTGGGAGATGACGATGTGGCGTCGAAACTAGAAGATGCCGCAGACAAGCTAGCCCGAGCTCAAGAAGCGGTCCGCGACATGCGTGAACAACTCCAAGGAATTGACACCGTGGAAGACGCGCAATTGAAGCTGGAATCAGCGACGACCGCGCGGGATAACTTGGCGCGAAGGGAACGCCAGCTCAGTGAAGACATCATTGCCTACAGCACGGAGCTCAATAATGCTGCGACAGCGAAAGAAGATGCTGAGGATGCCAAACTTGTGGCTGAGAGCGCTACTCGTAAACTAGCGGAGCTACGGCGCAAGGCTGCGGCGGCAAAGCTACTGCTGGAGGAGCTGAAGAAGGCTCGCGAAGAGAAGATAGCCAAATACCAAGCTCCGTTTAAAGAGCAGTTTGAGGCGTTGGCGCGGTATACCTTCGGCCCAGAATCAGAGTTTTCCTTTGACCAAGATCTGCGCGTTTCGGCGCGTGTGCGGGGTGGGTTGTCGCTGGAGAGTGGATTGCTTTCCGGCGGTGCACAGGAGCAAATTGGCCTGCTCACGCGACTAACGGTGGCGACGCTAGTGGGGCAAGGTGGGGGAGTGCCCATCATTTTGGATGATGTGCTGGGCTTCACAGACGATGAGCGTGCCGAAGGCATGCGCTTGGCGCTGGGGAGCGTGGGTCGCGATCACCAGATCATAGTGTTCACGTGTGCACCAGAAAGATTTGAAGGAGTGGCGCGTGCCAAGGTTCTGTCAATGGTAGAAGCGAAGCGCGGGTAG
- a CDS encoding metallophosphoesterase family protein, producing the protein MNTPLARATGPAEKPAVSATENAVRILHTSDWQLGMKFAALGEDGQARFREARLAAIERVFTVAKDRHCDAIVVAGDVFDDNLLDRQVYRRAMDVLAGAPCPVYLLPGNHDPLDAASIYGKAEFQALAARETAPVIVLDDSQPREIPGRHDALAPAFVVGAPLKSKRASEDLVNAVAEELRSGAGAHHTSGDPGEAERRSEADGASRANDLGRGDSATAAEWPSKGEESIGVESLQGKNWDARINVLVGHGAVEGFGRAYDPSLINVAVAAEACRERVMDYVALGDTHSAIQLHEDSAVWYSGAPEVTAFLEPDGGGESNSGKVLIVDIAVDATRPREQARVSVEEAEVGEWRFLALAADLTSREDVEDFLAHVESLPRKRQTAVKYALSGALSLGDNAYLEDRLEQLKDGFAALYPRERLMNLKTLIDVEQLGEESFGSGFVGQAARALAARSESDGVANDALKLLFRIHSMNTHGASSPISNAKQGV; encoded by the coding sequence ATGAATACCCCTTTGGCCAGAGCCACCGGCCCCGCTGAGAAACCCGCAGTATCCGCTACCGAAAATGCCGTCCGCATTCTGCATACTTCAGATTGGCAGCTAGGCATGAAGTTTGCCGCGTTGGGCGAAGATGGGCAGGCGCGCTTCCGTGAAGCACGCCTCGCAGCTATCGAGCGTGTTTTTACAGTCGCCAAGGATAGGCATTGCGATGCCATCGTTGTTGCGGGCGATGTGTTTGACGATAACCTTTTGGATCGGCAGGTGTACCGGAGGGCGATGGACGTGCTGGCTGGAGCGCCGTGCCCTGTTTATCTTCTACCGGGTAACCATGATCCGCTCGACGCCGCGAGTATCTACGGTAAGGCAGAATTCCAGGCGCTCGCAGCCCGCGAGACGGCTCCGGTGATAGTTTTGGACGATTCTCAACCGCGCGAAATCCCAGGTCGACATGATGCGTTGGCACCAGCTTTCGTGGTGGGGGCTCCACTGAAATCGAAGCGCGCGAGTGAGGATCTGGTGAATGCGGTGGCGGAGGAACTGCGTAGTGGTGCGGGAGCACACCACACATCTGGGGATCCAGGCGAAGCGGAACGGCGCAGTGAGGCTGACGGGGCCAGCAGAGCAAATGACTTGGGCAGAGGTGATAGTGCAACCGCAGCTGAATGGCCGAGCAAAGGCGAAGAGTCAATAGGAGTTGAATCGCTACAGGGGAAAAACTGGGATGCGCGAATAAATGTCCTAGTAGGGCACGGCGCGGTGGAAGGCTTCGGGCGAGCTTATGATCCGTCCCTGATCAATGTCGCAGTTGCGGCTGAAGCGTGCCGTGAACGCGTGATGGATTATGTCGCTTTAGGGGATACCCACTCTGCAATCCAGCTGCATGAAGATTCCGCGGTCTGGTACTCGGGTGCGCCAGAGGTAACCGCTTTCCTGGAACCAGACGGCGGTGGCGAAAGTAATTCCGGCAAGGTTCTGATTGTGGATATCGCGGTAGATGCCACTCGTCCTCGGGAACAGGCGAGAGTGAGTGTGGAAGAAGCTGAGGTGGGGGAGTGGAGATTCCTCGCATTGGCAGCGGATCTGACGTCACGGGAAGACGTCGAAGATTTCCTAGCGCATGTAGAGAGTCTGCCACGTAAGCGGCAGACTGCAGTGAAGTATGCATTGAGTGGCGCGTTATCTCTTGGCGACAATGCCTATTTGGAAGATCGTTTGGAGCAGCTCAAAGACGGTTTCGCGGCGTTGTACCCCCGAGAGCGTCTAATGAACTTGAAGACGTTGATCGATGTAGAGCAGCTCGGCGAGGAATCGTTTGGATCAGGTTTCGTAGGGCAAGCAGCCCGTGCGTTGGCTGCACGATCAGAAAGCGATGGTGTGGCTAATGATGCCCTGAAATTACTATTCCGAATTCACAGCATGAACACTCACGGGGCGAGTTCCCCGATTTCGAACGCGAAGCAGGGGGTCTAG
- a CDS encoding DEAD/DEAH box helicase produces MNETSGEAAGLSAETIYICDLFAFIDALVRSGRVLIGVENVDDLWFPRWTLAPGDHQETIAEFDRAAPGVITKNAPREPEENMGPAAQFADGIAHWIALHYLQRDRFLDGDLKNDFVRSLVSGNAAKRVAGSTVAHLNRWRSTAVQESFKLILILSEPDDASGEGLDEPTWRLDLGYSVSSSAVRPAVAAEVPENLKKAFQTQFERAQAVWKPLVENAAAVQSWMQTGMWMPTADLLSGDFARDRMLGLSLTAEDVVDLLSHGVEALRAVGVDVMVPRGWTRVQPSVRAKAIPVGQGPGSGKLGLDQLLDFSIDIALEGHELTEQEQHALLESASNVVQLGGHYVYLDRSALQRARQWISTITGEDTEESLIEGPTKVTLRDVLAADALDVGESGAEHALTLEAEGWVRRLLGGDTTISPMRSVTVPETVVTPLRDHQRRGVNWLAWMSEHGIGAVLADDMGLGKTLQILALIAWEKSLLGANKVEAETGVETQDPDNIASRPGPTLVVAPTSVVEAWKAEAGRHAPSLEVLVDHGRVMEDAKFATIAPKTDVVVTTYGRVQRNTERYRNVEWRRVVADEAQAIKNPVAKQTQAIKTLPAAHRIALTGTPVENRLADLYSLIDFVNPGLLGSAAAFQNRVAIPIERYGDEEARLKLRRIVSPFLLRRLKTDIEIGLDLPAKTEIVEKVPLSPEQATLYKAYIDDIEQRLRDRSQDRRGNILGALVRIKQICNHPAHFAGDGSALLKEGEHRSGKVKRAFEILEQAQREGRKALIFTQFPTFGTMLLPELERIFGQPIPMLHGGVPRKKRADMVRQFQLPGEQGPPAMVLSVRAGGTGITLTEASVVVHIDRWWNPAVEDQATDRAYRIGQNRDVTVYKLVAEGTLDERINDIIQSKRELAGGIIGAGEGWIASLGDDELAELWRLRTATREARGASNEKEPPVAPEGGQEVKGEER; encoded by the coding sequence GTGAATGAGACTTCCGGTGAGGCTGCGGGGTTGTCTGCCGAAACTATTTATATCTGCGATCTTTTTGCTTTTATCGACGCCCTCGTGCGTTCCGGCCGCGTTCTGATTGGGGTGGAAAATGTCGATGATTTGTGGTTTCCACGGTGGACCTTGGCACCCGGGGATCATCAAGAGACAATCGCGGAGTTTGATCGGGCAGCGCCAGGCGTCATCACCAAAAACGCCCCGCGCGAACCGGAAGAAAATATGGGGCCAGCAGCCCAGTTCGCAGATGGTATTGCGCACTGGATTGCCCTGCATTACTTACAGCGCGATCGATTCCTAGATGGTGACCTGAAAAATGACTTCGTGAGATCGTTAGTGTCCGGGAATGCAGCAAAACGAGTTGCTGGGTCCACCGTGGCCCACCTCAACCGCTGGCGATCTACGGCCGTGCAGGAATCGTTCAAACTAATCCTCATTCTTTCAGAGCCTGATGATGCGAGCGGTGAAGGGCTAGACGAACCCACGTGGCGGTTAGACCTCGGTTACAGCGTGAGCAGCTCAGCAGTGAGGCCCGCAGTAGCCGCAGAGGTTCCTGAGAATCTGAAGAAGGCGTTTCAGACCCAGTTCGAACGGGCACAAGCGGTGTGGAAACCACTGGTGGAGAACGCAGCCGCCGTGCAGTCCTGGATGCAAACTGGGATGTGGATGCCTACAGCAGATCTACTCAGTGGAGACTTTGCTCGAGATCGCATGCTGGGCTTATCACTGACAGCCGAAGACGTTGTGGATCTGCTCTCCCACGGTGTGGAAGCCTTGAGGGCTGTTGGGGTGGATGTCATGGTGCCGCGCGGTTGGACCCGAGTGCAACCAAGTGTCCGGGCCAAAGCTATCCCCGTGGGGCAAGGGCCGGGTAGTGGCAAACTCGGGCTGGATCAGCTGCTGGATTTTTCTATCGACATCGCCCTCGAAGGGCATGAGCTCACCGAGCAAGAACAGCACGCGCTGCTTGAATCGGCCTCGAACGTAGTGCAGCTTGGTGGGCACTATGTGTACCTCGATCGCAGCGCCCTGCAGAGAGCGCGACAATGGATCAGCACAATTACTGGGGAGGACACTGAAGAAAGCCTCATCGAAGGGCCGACCAAAGTGACGCTGCGCGATGTGCTTGCGGCGGATGCACTGGACGTCGGAGAAAGCGGGGCAGAACATGCTTTGACTTTGGAAGCCGAGGGATGGGTAAGACGACTGCTCGGTGGTGACACAACAATCTCGCCAATGAGGTCTGTCACTGTGCCAGAAACTGTGGTGACGCCACTGCGGGACCACCAGAGACGGGGAGTGAACTGGTTAGCGTGGATGAGTGAACACGGAATTGGCGCAGTGCTGGCCGATGATATGGGACTGGGCAAAACACTCCAGATCTTGGCCTTGATTGCATGGGAAAAATCGCTGCTTGGGGCCAATAAGGTTGAGGCGGAAACGGGGGTGGAGACTCAGGATCCAGATAACATCGCGTCTCGCCCTGGTCCCACGCTGGTTGTCGCGCCCACGAGCGTGGTGGAGGCATGGAAGGCAGAAGCAGGCCGGCATGCTCCGAGTCTGGAAGTACTCGTCGATCATGGACGAGTAATGGAAGATGCGAAGTTCGCGACTATCGCCCCTAAAACCGACGTTGTGGTTACGACTTATGGACGCGTTCAAAGAAACACCGAGCGCTATCGCAATGTGGAATGGAGGCGTGTTGTCGCCGATGAAGCCCAAGCCATCAAGAATCCTGTTGCAAAACAAACCCAAGCCATAAAAACACTTCCTGCAGCCCATCGCATTGCTCTGACAGGCACTCCCGTGGAGAACCGGCTGGCGGACTTGTATTCGCTCATTGATTTCGTCAACCCAGGTTTGTTGGGCAGTGCGGCAGCTTTCCAGAATCGTGTGGCCATACCCATCGAACGATATGGGGATGAAGAAGCTAGGTTGAAATTGCGCCGAATAGTTTCCCCCTTCCTATTACGACGGCTGAAGACAGACATTGAAATTGGCCTTGACCTCCCCGCGAAAACAGAGATTGTGGAAAAAGTTCCTCTCTCGCCGGAGCAAGCCACGCTTTATAAGGCATATATCGATGACATCGAACAGCGCCTGCGGGATCGATCGCAAGATCGTCGAGGCAATATCTTGGGCGCCTTGGTACGCATTAAGCAGATCTGTAACCACCCAGCGCACTTCGCTGGCGATGGCTCAGCACTCCTAAAAGAAGGCGAACACCGATCCGGCAAGGTTAAGCGGGCTTTTGAAATTTTGGAACAAGCCCAACGCGAGGGTCGCAAGGCATTGATCTTCACCCAATTTCCAACATTCGGCACCATGTTATTGCCAGAGCTGGAAAGGATCTTTGGACAACCCATTCCCATGCTGCATGGCGGGGTGCCACGGAAGAAACGCGCCGACATGGTTCGTCAGTTCCAACTACCGGGTGAACAAGGACCTCCAGCTATGGTGCTATCTGTCCGCGCTGGTGGCACTGGCATTACCCTGACCGAAGCCAGCGTGGTTGTGCATATCGACCGCTGGTGGAATCCGGCCGTGGAAGACCAAGCCACAGATCGCGCATATCGCATTGGGCAGAATCGTGATGTCACCGTGTACAAGCTGGTGGCCGAAGGGACCTTGGATGAAAGAATCAATGACATCATCCAGAGTAAGCGAGAACTCGCCGGCGGGATCATCGGTGCTGGTGAAGGCTGGATCGCAAGCCTTGGGGATGACGAGCTCGCGGAGCTTTGGCGCCTGCGGACGGCGACTAGAGAGGCGCGAGGGGCGTCGAATGAAAAGGAGCCGCCAGTGGCACCTGAGGGTGGCCAGGAAGTGAAAGGCGAAGAAAGATGA
- the putP gene encoding sodium/proline symporter PutP → MSEHTWFLIAMGAYLVAMLAIGLFSFRKNDEYEDYMLGGRGLHPFVAAMSAGASDMSGWLLMGLPGALYMSGFSEMWMAIGLLVGAAVNWKITAPRLRSYTEMANNSITVPSFFENRFHDRTRILRVSASLVILVFFTFYVASGMVAGGKYFQSTFESGYITGILIIAGVTVVYTFVGGFLAVSLTDTVQGVIMFISLLLVPVMALITMDDPGAIFTYQLDNAYGLGSIDPNKHWFSLFTGVSFVTIISNLAWGLGYFGQPHIIVRFMALRKTSDARSGMVYGVGWMFLCMVGAVFVAIIGPAFFGMDPNIAITDQSSFETIFLDMGRILFHPLIAGLVLTAVLAAIMSTISSQLLVVSSALIEDIYKGLINKTASDNSLKMLSRISVVVVALIAFVLARDPDSAVLKLVEFAWAGFGASFGPVVLGALYWRRLNAPGAAAGMIAGAVVAFIWGGLPAFEVMDKPFGLYEMVPGVLANVIVMVIVTNMTKPPSKEVTDTFDAVTKLTKVAERNPDQDIERAADAMSNK, encoded by the coding sequence GTGTCAGAGCACACATGGTTCCTGATAGCCATGGGAGCGTATCTGGTCGCGATGCTCGCGATCGGCCTCTTCAGCTTCAGGAAAAACGACGAATACGAAGACTACATGCTGGGCGGTCGTGGCCTGCACCCATTTGTCGCCGCGATGTCCGCTGGAGCCTCCGACATGTCAGGTTGGCTCCTCATGGGACTGCCCGGCGCGCTTTACATGTCCGGATTTTCCGAAATGTGGATGGCTATCGGCCTGCTGGTCGGCGCAGCCGTCAACTGGAAGATCACTGCACCGCGACTGCGCTCGTACACCGAGATGGCCAACAATTCCATCACTGTGCCGAGCTTCTTCGAAAACCGCTTCCATGATCGCACCCGTATCCTGCGTGTATCGGCCAGCTTGGTGATTCTGGTCTTCTTCACCTTCTACGTGGCATCGGGCATGGTAGCCGGTGGCAAGTACTTCCAATCCACTTTCGAATCCGGTTACATTACCGGCATCCTCATCATCGCCGGTGTGACGGTTGTGTACACCTTCGTGGGTGGCTTCTTAGCCGTTTCCCTGACCGATACCGTGCAGGGCGTAATCATGTTCATCTCGCTGCTGCTGGTTCCAGTCATGGCTTTGATCACGATGGACGATCCCGGCGCGATCTTCACCTACCAGCTGGATAATGCATACGGTTTAGGGTCCATCGACCCGAATAAACACTGGTTCTCCCTGTTTACCGGTGTCTCCTTCGTCACCATTATTTCCAACTTGGCTTGGGGTCTGGGATACTTCGGCCAGCCACACATCATTGTGCGCTTCATGGCGCTGCGCAAGACCTCCGACGCGCGCTCCGGCATGGTCTACGGTGTTGGCTGGATGTTCCTGTGCATGGTCGGTGCTGTGTTCGTAGCCATCATTGGCCCAGCATTCTTCGGTATGGATCCAAATATCGCGATCACCGACCAGTCCAGCTTCGAGACGATCTTCCTGGACATGGGTCGAATCCTGTTCCACCCACTAATTGCCGGCTTGGTTCTCACCGCAGTTTTGGCTGCAATTATGTCCACCATTTCCTCCCAGTTGTTGGTTGTCTCCTCCGCGCTGATCGAGGACATTTACAAGGGACTGATCAACAAGACCGCCTCCGACAACTCCCTGAAGATGCTTTCGCGCATCTCCGTTGTTGTCGTGGCATTGATCGCCTTCGTATTGGCACGCGATCCAGATTCCGCCGTTCTGAAGCTGGTGGAGTTTGCATGGGCAGGCTTCGGCGCATCCTTCGGCCCAGTGGTTCTGGGCGCTCTTTACTGGCGCCGCCTCAACGCACCTGGCGCTGCTGCCGGCATGATCGCTGGCGCAGTTGTGGCTTTCATCTGGGGTGGTCTGCCAGCTTTCGAAGTCATGGACAAGCCATTCGGCCTCTACGAAATGGTCCCTGGTGTGCTGGCTAACGTCATCGTGATGGTCATCGTCACCAACATGACCAAGCCACCAAGCAAGGAAGTTACCGATACTTTCGATGCTGTAACGAAGCTGACCAAGGTTGCCGAGCGCAACCCTGATCAGGATATTGAGCGCGCAGCGGATGCAATGTCCAACAAATAA
- a CDS encoding HNH endonuclease family protein, with the protein MPKDPYTGAELRADHVDVDHIVPLSAAWDLGAYRWDEGTRVRFANDMQWNLVVVDSTVNRDKSDATLSAWMPPSAKAHCPYAARFVAIAARYRLALPKSDVDVARKACDV; encoded by the coding sequence GTGCCAAAAGATCCTTACACCGGCGCAGAGTTGCGCGCCGACCACGTCGATGTCGACCACATCGTGCCCTTGAGCGCAGCGTGGGATCTCGGTGCTTACCGGTGGGATGAAGGCACGCGCGTGCGTTTCGCCAACGACATGCAGTGGAACTTGGTGGTTGTTGACTCCACCGTGAACCGGGACAAATCCGATGCCACCTTAAGCGCGTGGATGCCACCTTCCGCAAAAGCACACTGCCCCTACGCCGCTAGGTTTGTGGCGATTGCTGCGCGTTACCGGTTGGCACTGCCGAAATCCGATGTGGATGTGGCGCGAAAAGCATGTGATGTGTAG